aaaacaaatgtaagttcatgtttatatatacacgcttggTTGCGTGTATATATCCACTTATTATCGTTTCTTAAGTTTTTCTCCACATATTTTCTTAGATTTATAATTCGAAGAggatttgcttgctatttccagcatatcGAACAAACACATCGAGGCTCCCTCATtgctatataaataataatcatttgaTTTCATATCGGGTTTGGGTAGAACTAAAGgtagcactcaatacatttaaAGGTGTTTCTGaatgtattaaattatattaggGACTTTTAACCTATGTCACCGGTATCATTTGAGCGGGGAGAAAATTGTTACCGACACCGCGTACCTTGTATGTTTATAATTAGTTCAGTTAATTAGGTGTAGTAATTACATTCTGTTAACGGTAAACGTTTATGGATAAGATAGGGCAACCTACATGTTTCAGGGCTGGTGTTCCATCAGCTCCGTAATTAAACATTTCATATCATCACAAACTATGTTACATCGTTAATTGAGTGTTTCCTATCTTAGAAGAATTGTAGAAatgaaatctttattatgatcaagACGATCTTATACAGAATGGGACAACACAGGACAAGCAAAAATGTTATATGAGTTCGTATGATATCAtttaaaaatttactaaaatatattttatacacgatTAATTTAACCTTAGACTAgaacccggcagcctataaggcccagcaactatcttttcctttcatcaatgATTAAGCTGGGCTACTAACATCCACCTTTCTCATCATATCCTTCCATCGTTTCCCGTATTCTCCAGAagagatgtagaaatgagttctAATCAACAACTAAAAATGAGGGAACAATTTATCCGATCATTCTAGACCTTTTAGATGTCTAAAGTACCCATTATTTGGATCACCATCACAACACATTATCTACTTTTCTACTATCCACAGTAAACAATTCTGATTTATCAAAAGCACGTACATATATTTGGtccctacatataaatatacacagtttctttcaattacatcgCTCTTACACAATAACTTTACCTCTTCCTACCTTTCTTAACACAGAAAAAGAATTCCTTTTTTGCTAACAACAATATGCATGTGCCTCAATCAACAAAAAACTTTTCCCCTGGTAAGTAGAAAATATGCTGTGCTACATATttcccacacatacaaacagatagcTTATGATATCTAAAAGAAGAAACTGAACTaagttatatacacagacatttcTCAGTTTTTAAGGATTCCTCGGTAATTAATATGGAAAACGTTAATTATTTGGATAGTTTCAACATAAATACAATTGCTCGAGCATGCAGTGATGAGAAACCTTCGCGAAGTGAATCATTAACTAAACGAACATCAGTAATTGGAAATATTCTTGAATATTCTTGTGAGATTTGTAAGAAGAGTTTCTCTTCACAAGACGAAGTCTtgacacacaaagaaatacacaacAGCAAAAGACTATTTCACTGTGGAATATGCGGGAAGCATTTTGCCTCTAACAGTAATTTAACAACCCACGGAAGGATCCACGCTGGGGAAAAACCTTTCCACTGTGAGACGTGTGGAAAGTCTTTTACTCAGAATTCGAGTCTTGTTATCCACAAACGCTGTCACACGGGGGAGAAACCGTTTCACTGTGAAATATGTCCGAAATCATTTGTTTCTAACAGTGATTTCACAAAACACAAAAGAATCCATAGTACAGAAAAACCGTTCCACTGTGAGATATGTAGGAAATCATTCTCCGATAACACTAGTCTAACTGTTCACAAAATGATCCACACCGGTGAAAGACCGTTTCGTTGTGAAATATGTAGGAAATGTTTTATGAATAATTCGGGTCTTGTTATTCACTTACGGAGTCATAGTGGGGAAAGACCGTTTTGCTGTGAAAtatgtggtaaatcttttttcAAAAACAGTGATTTAACAaaacacaaacgaattcatactggagagaaaccatatcactgtgatatatgtgggaAATCTTTCTCTGATAAATCTAATCTTTCAGGTCACAAACGTAGTCACACCAGGGAGAAACCATATCCTTGTGAAACTTGTGGGAAATGGTTTGTTTCTAAAAGTGTCTTAAAAACGCATTGTAGATTACACACGGGAGAAAAACCGTTCCACTGTGAAATATGCGAGGAATCATTTATCACTAAAGTTCTCTTGAAATCGCATGAAGCATTACACACGGGAGAAAAGGTATTTTGCTGTGAAACGTGTGGGAAATCTTTTACGAACAATTCTCATCTTTTAGTTCACAAACGTAGTCACACTGGAGAAAAGCCATTTCGTTGTGAGATATGTGAGAAATCATTTGTGGATAACAGCGTCTTAAGAAAGCACAAACGAATACACACGGGAGAAAAACCATTTCATTGTGTAATCTGTGGAAAATCGTTTCTCTCTAACAGTGATTTAACAAAACACAAAAGGATCCACTCTGGGGAGAAACCCTATTGCTGCGAAGTGTGCGGAAAGTATTTTGTGTACAACAGTGATTTTAACAGACACAAACGAATCCACACAGGGGAGAAACCTTATCgttgtgaaatctgtggcaagTCATTCACCGATAATTCTAACCTTGTTGGTCACAAACGTAGTCATACTGGAGAGAGTAGTTATAGCTGTGAGATATGTGACAAGTCGTTCTCTGTTAACTCCTGTCTTGTCATTCACAGACGTTGTCACACTGGAGAAAAGCCTTAtcgttgtgaaatctgtggtaaatcgttcgcTGATAATTCCCACCTTGTGGTTCACATACGTagccatacaggagagaaaccgtatcagtgTGAGATCTGTAAGAAGTCATTTGTCTCTAAAAGCGTCTTGACCATACACCATAGAACTCACACCGGggaaaaaccatttcactgtgaaatatgtggaaaatgTTTTATCACTAACGGCGTCTTAAAAACACACAGAATTAtacatactggagagaaaccgttTCACTGTGAAGTGTGTAAGAAATCGTTTATCACAAACAGTCTCTTGAAAAAACACAAACAGCTACACGTTTGAAGGAAATTTTTTTCACTGTGAAGAACAAAGAAATCCATCTCTTGCAAACCAAAACGTGGAGACACATAcaagacacctgtgccggtgacacataagaggGACCCATGAAAGggtcccgtgctggtagcacataaaaggcactcatgCTGATGACAAGTGAAAGGCagctgtgccagtgacacataaaaagcacctgtgctgatggcacatgaaaggcacctgtgcctgtgacaCATggaaggcacctgtgctggtgacgtgaaaggcacccatgctgatggcacatgaaaggcacctgtgctggtgacgtGAAAGacacccatgctgatggcacatgaaaggcacctgtgcctgtgacgcataaaaggcacctgtgctggtgacgtGAAAGacacccatgctgatggcacatgaaaggcacctgtgcctgtgacaCATggaaggcacctgtgctggtgacgtGAAAGacacccatgctgatggcacatgaaaggcacctgtgcctgtgacaCATggaaggcacctgtgctggtgacgtGAAAGacacccatgctgatggcacatgaaaggcacctgtgcctgtgacgcataaaaggcacctgtgctggtgacgtGAAAGacacccatgctgatggcacatgaaaggcacctgtgcctgtAACACATAGAATGCACCCATGCCGGTGagatgtaaaaggcacctgtgccagtgacacgcaaAAGGTAAACTGTACActctgtggaatggttggcattaggaagggcatccagccataaaaaccaagccaaaatcagactggaacccagtgcaactctccagcttaccagttccattcAAACTATCTTACACAGGCTGACATAGAAAACATATGCTACATGATAATGTagtagaggcacatggcttagtggttagagcagtggacacgtggccgagggatcgtgggttcaaatctcagaccgggcgatgtgtgtgtttatgagcgaaacacctaagctccaagcggctccggcagaaggtaatggcgaacttctgctgactcttttgccacaactttctctcactctttcctcctgcatcttgcagctcacctgcgatggactggcgtcctgtccaggtggggaacctatatgccaagaaaccaggaaaccggcccttatgagccaggcatggctcgagaaggtactgttttgttttgtggaggcacatagcctagtggttagagcagcgaactcgcggtcaagggatcgtgggttcaaatctcagactgggtgatgtgtgtgtttatgagcgaaacacctaagctccacgcggctccggcagaagataatggcaaacttctgctgactctttcgccacaactttctctcactctttcctcctgcatcttgcagctcacctgcgatggacttgcgtcccgtccaggtggggaacctatacgcctagaaaccgggaaaccggcccttattagccaggcatggctcgagaaggaacaaaacaaaacaaacaaaccaaaatgtTTTCGACTCCTTGcaacaaatattgaaaaatatgatgAAATATGTCGGAAATCATTCTCTTTGAATTATGAGTTTGTCATCTAAAGAAGTGCATTTGTTTGAGAGCAGTCCTTTCACTGAGGTATTTGGGAAATCATTTTTGTGGATTATAAATTTGTGTGatggttaggggtgttggactcgtaagattgtggtttcaattcctggactgggcaacgcattgtgttcttgagcaaaacctttcatttcatgttaccctagtctactcagctggcaaaaacgagtaattCTACAATGGACTGACGTTCCATTCCAGTGGGGAATATATAGGAACCAGGAAAGCAGTGCTACGAATCTATATGATTCAGGAAGGAACTTTACTTTACATACTAAACTTGTAGTTGGCAAATAAATGTAAACTGGGTTAAAAATTATACtgagacttcgctaataaatacatgaatgttgaaaaaaaaaatgatttttaactcacagcattctattattattaaacattcataattggaacgaataaataaaattgaatattaagtatttattgaatattgatttactgtcaggtgacttttagccaaccctgtgtatatataccggagtaaacacataaatgtgaaacaaggtggaaaaaagagtactcaaatacaagtggtagagtaatatgcttcatttaaagcggcagaaaattcaacaaaacctgttactctgagtttcacgtttccgttcgttggacagtttttgctagttttttctagcaaaaattgtccgatgaacggcaacgggaaactcagagtaataggttttgttgaattttctgctgctttaaataaagtatatatatatatactttttatcttatattaagctttttaatactttttgatagttatatatatttaataaaaaatatatatatataaattaataattttaattttaaatttaaataattttaatttttgaattttatattttatatattttgtatatttttatttttatgttttgatttatgtttttcactgtttgatttacctaatagtggttttatctctaatttaatttatatatatatgtatcaaaagaaaaacaggacgcgacgcaaaggattttgcggtacatatgtttcgggctttattgaacaacttattcctatatcaatgcataattgatataacagatagatcaaaagccttcttcagccgcgtacaattaccacaccaaagacatgtatcacattatagagggtttgagaaaaagtttgggaaaaaaCTGAGTTTCATTGGGAAAGTAAATCCTCATAGGCGTATATGGCATtgcgagacaccaaaacaaatcgtccatactgtttctcaaacctgctataatgtgatacatgtctttggtgtggtaattgtacgcggctgaagaaggcttttgacctacctgttatatcaattatgcattgatataagttgttcaataaagcccgaaacatatgtaccacaatcctttgcgtcctgtttttcttttgatacatatatcctatcacctataccactagctggcatatacaggtgcttacatttatcaagcaTTCACCCtgaacttattttatatatatatatatatagtggaggcgcaatggcctagtggttagggcagcggactcgcagtcgcaggatcgctgtttcgattcccaaaccgggcgttgtgtttgtttattgagcgaaaacaccttaaagctccacaaggctccggcaaggggtggtgatccctgctgtactctttcaccactctttctctcactcttctgttggcctgctcacttagccagcggggtggcgtcactcgaaggctaaaacaatgcaaacgcattgtgaccagtgatgtgttgcaacatctgatggtctggtcggtcacgtgatatatatatatatatagatagagagagagagagagagatgcacatgtATGGgggtggggtgctgaaaagttcctggctttggataaagaaACTCCAGGAGGAtcagtttattatgattttttttctcctctcagattcacatacatattgagtgttccttcagtttttccaagtcctgtaaaagaacttggaaggttaaaCTTCCAATCAGACCTTTCACTAGACCCTTGAAACCTGGAACTTTTTCAGTATCCCCTTGTGTatcttatataataaaacaaagtttgtgtgtgtgtctatgtctgttccTTATAGATTAGAAAACTGAGATGCCACTTTTGATTcatgaggtatcaaaagattcaataATCTTTCAGCTACCAAATAAAGTGTTTTTTGCACAACAACTCTTTaaaagcaccgcctttagtcaagcaaatcgaccccgggacttattctttgtaagcctagtacttattctatcgggtcccttttgccaaaccgctaagttacggggacgcaaaagcaccagcatcagttgtcaagtgatgttgggggacaaacacacacacatatatacgatgggcttctttcagtttccgtctaccaaatccactcacgaggctttggtcagccccgaggctatagcagaaaacactcatccaaggtgccacgcagtgggactgaacctggaaccatctggttcgtaagcaagctattttgcACAACTCTTCaaaagcaccacctttagtcgagcaaatcaaccccgggacttattctttgtaagcctagtacttattctatcaggtcccttttgccgaaccgctaagttacggggacgcaaacacaccagcatcagttgtcaagtgatgttaggagataaacacacacacatatatacgtatacacgatgggtttctttcagtttccgtctaccaaatccactcacaaggccttggttggcccgagggtatagcagaagacacttgcccaaggtgtcacgtagtgggacatcctgcaagacaaaaaacaaaacctgtcaaagggcgaaAGACATCAAAACAATCCACAATCATCCAAattatgaaggcacatggcctggtggttagggtgttgcacttatgaATGCAAGATCATGGTTCCAATTCATAGACTGGCTGTTCACtgtattcttaagcaaaacactacattttacattgctccaatctactcagctgTGAATGGATAATCGTGTGATGGATTGGTGTACAAGGGTGAATTGGTGACCCTTGAACCCCTTTTTGTACTCAGCCATCAAAAGGACAAGTACAACCTATTTcattacaacccacaaggggctaaacatagaggggacaaacaaggacagacaaacggattaagtcgattacatcgaccccagtgcgtaactggtacttaatttatcaaccctgaaaggatgaaaggcaaagtcgaccttggcggaatttgaactcagaacgtggcagcagacgaaatgcctatttctttactacccacaaagggctaaacacagaggacaaacaagggcagacaaacggattaagttgattacattgaccctagtgtgtaactggttcttaatttatcgaccccaaaaggatgaaaggcaaagtcgacctcggcggaatttgaactcagaacgtaacggcagacgaaataccgctaagcatttcgcccggcttgctaacgtttctgccagctgtgaACCTCAACTGGTTGGAATTGGTTGTTCAACCATGCTGAAAGATGAACGGTAAGAAACTTTAATGACAAATATAACAATGACTAGATTTCTCTTCGGGATGTCTTTATTAAGGATTCCAAAGTAAGTACTGAGCTCCTATCTgcaaactattgggttgtccagaaagtttgtgccgatttttaaaggaaagaaaaaaggtcaataaatacttgccattacatttttaatcaacgaaatatgaaccattttgctgcacaatgtgtctccatctttcctttaacttgaaaataccctcttcccagaattgaggtggtttcatggcaaagaattcatcaaggtatatttttacatcatccaaggaattgaaatttttaccattaagactattctgcagagacctgaataagtggaaatccgaaggagcaatatctggtgaatatggagtgtggggtaacacatcccagccaaactgcagcaatttttgtctggttcccaaagcatcaagtgccaaaaatgaactttcttatcttccattttaaagggttacagaattaacacagattataggaacataaaccttcttctacgaaaagatagcttaaactgtgctctaaacggaggtgtagtcaaatcctattttatggactcaaaccatgttctaaaataagtcgaaaggtaagctactataaatcggcacaaactttccggacaacccaatatcttgagagatAAGCACAGCTAGCTTAAACtgggctctaaatggaggtgtagtcaaatcctattttatggactcaaaccatgttctaaaataagtcgaaaggtaagctactataaatcggcacaaactttccggacaacccaatatcttgagagatAAGCACAGCTAGCTTAAACTGGGCTCTAaacggaggtgtagtcaaatcctattttatggactcaaaccatgttctaaaataagtcgaaaggtaagctgctataaatcggcacaaactttccagacaacccaataaattcattgctatactcattgctGAGTTTCACTTTATTGACAGCACCACAGAACATGGCTTGAATGGTTCTCACCAACCACAAGATATGAGATTGACGGATGGTGTCAAAGACCTTCTCCATCCTgacatctctcttttacttgtttcagtcatttgactgcggccatgctggagcaccgcctttaatcgaacaactcgaccccaggacttattctttgtaagcccagtacttattctatcggtctctttttgccgaactgctaagtgacggggacataaaaacaccagcatcggttgtcaagcaatgctagggggacagacacagacacacatacatatatatatatatatacgacaggcttctttcagtttccgtctaccaaatccactctatagtagaagacacttgcccaaggtgccacgcagtgggactgaacccggatccatgtggttggtaagcaagctacttaccacacagccatatatatatatatatatacgacgggcttcttttcagtttccgtctaccaaatccactcacaaggcattggtcggcccgaggctatagcagaagacacttgcccaagatgccacgcagtgggactgaacccggaaccatgtggttggtaagcaagctacttaccacacagccactcctgcgacatatataaaatgaagaacaaaaagaagTTAAGTAAAATAACTCAGGGTAAACATTTGCAGGAATCTACACAATAAAGTTTATATGAAATATTGTACAATATAAATTCACCATTTATTGAAACCTGAATTTTTACATTGATACAATTACTATTGTATATGAATACTTGCATGTTTTTTTAAGTGAATCCTTTGAGGGAATGTGTCGCCACAGATATAACactggtatggtttctctcctgtatgaatacgtacgtGTATAGTTAACTCACTTGTtctagagaaagatttaccacaggtaacacactgatatggtttctctcctgtatgagtaaatATGTGTGAAGTTAGGTGACcgtttcgagagaatgatttaccacagatatcacaggaatatggtttcttTCGTGTGTGGCTTTGCTTGTGTTCAGCCAAACaatcactttgagagaatgatttaccacagacatcacagagaTATGGCTTCCCcatatgaatttgtttgtgttcaCCTAAGCGAtcttttcgagagaatgatttaccacagatatcacacttatACGGTCTCTCTCCCGTGTGAACCCGTACGTGTACAGTTAAGTCACCACTCTGGGAGAacaatttaccacagatgtcacagtgatatggtttctctcctgtgtgaatccGTTTGTGCATAGCCAAGTTGCTTATCTgagaaaaggatttaccacagatttcacactcatatggcttctctcctgtatgacttcGCATGTGTATCGTTAAATTAATGTTTCGAGAGAACtttttaccacagatgtcacactggtatggtttctctcccgtgtgaGTATGCTCATGACTAGTTAAACCACAACCTTCAGAGAATGGCTTATCACAGATACCACAGGGATTTAGCTTCCTTCTTGTATGAATTTGCTTGTGTCTAGTTAAACCAGAACCTTGagtgaatgatttgccacagacatcacactgatatggtttctctcctgtgtgaatacgtttatgattaATCAAAATACTACATCTAGTGAATGaatcaccacagatatcacactgatagggtttctctcccgtatgggtacgtgtgtgtattgttaagTAATGACTTTTTAAGAATGATTTCCCACAAACATCACAGTTGTATGatgttttccctttctttttattCATGTCACTAGGGAAATCAATACTTTTAACTGTCTTAAGTTGAGACTTGTTCACACACAATTCATTTtccattgttctttttttgttatcaCAACAACATAGAGATGTTTATCTTCTtcacatttatttatgttattcctATTAACTACTTCTACTACCGTGATCTTTGTCAATATCTGATGTGGGTGTTAAACTTTTTTTAAGTCTGTCCAAGTTTAAGTCAAATGCAAAGTCATCTTGTTCACATTCCAGACAACTAAGTAAAGAATTAATACTATCGATCTTAATCCagagaaaaaatattatcaatttgCCACAGAACGATATGTAAGTTCAGCAAAACTTTTTCTTTGAGTCTTTAAAAGATAAACATTGATGACGTATCTGATGTACACAATTCTTTGATGCAAATGTCACTGGTTATTCTGAAATAgaagagaaacaacagtgtaagatacAGAAGATACTTAAAATACAACAGAATAAATTTTAGAATATTTCTTATAGAGATAAGttgaagaaataaacatttacctGAACAATTGAACTGGTCACCTCTATTTCTAAGATGTGTATTATAACAGTGTAGATGAATAAATatgtgctgtgtttgagaagacctgacaagccaagtgagaccatagcccatgggtgtaaccagcccacttatgattacccctcattcattggacaataaacttgcttgtgaagacctattgaggcaggtgaaatcaaaatcactgatgtGACCGATGACAGTACCGACTGACTGGCATTTATGCCAGTGGAActttaaaagcacatctgagcatAATCATTGctagggccacggattggctcccatgccggtggcacgtaaaaagtaccattcgagcatgatcattgccagcgttgccttactggcacatgtgccagtgacacgCGAAAATCAACATTCGAAAGTGGTCGTTACCAGTGCCACCAGACCGGCTCCCGTGCAGGTAACATGTAAAATACACCTTTTGAGCATAGCCATTGCTAGAACTGCCTCACTGGCcctcatgtcagtggcacataaaagtacccactacactctcagagtggttggtgctaggatgggcatctagctgtagaaactttgctagatcagattgagcctggtgcagccttctggctcaccagtcctcagtcaaaccgtcaaacctatgccagcatggaaagcagacattaaacgatgacgacgacgacgatgatgatgtagtatAGGTGTGGAGGCAttgttaagaatcttgctttctaaccatgtagtttcaggttcaattccactctgtggcaacttgggcaagtgtcttctactaaagccccatctcaaccaaagccttgcgaagcTATATGATAGATGGTGTCTGAGTGAAtgcttgtaatgtgtgtgtgtgtttgtattataataataataataataataataataataaacattgtgtacagtgctcaggtgcactacaactcatctaaagtgtatatataatcaggtgtagtttcggcggatttcggaaagcatgagggccttaaaagatgcagtgtcatggcagtcaacaactgacgcaggcagtttattccatgcttcagcaactctgagcgtgaagaaatgtttccgaaagtcatgggagctgtgctgctttctgactttgtaggcatgtccacgtgtgttggacacatggagatcaaaaaggtgttcagtgttgttgttggtgaggtggttgataaccttgtgggtgtttaccaagtccgtcgccaaactcTTCCATCGTTACACCATAGATGTTGGTTCTGCAATTTCCTGCTGAACAACCTACACAGACGCATTGTATATAGTAATCAAATATTTGTGTTCACATGAGATCACTCCCCCCAACAAATCGACATTGCGTCTACAGATGCATATAAGCGTGCCCATGCATCagagcaatgagaaatgaagtgttttgcacgaGACTACAACACACtacccggcctgggaatcgaaaccatggcATCACGATTGTGAGTCCAAGACCCTAACGATTAAGTCATGcacttactatttctttactacccacagggggctaaacacagaggggacaaacggattaagtcgattatatcgaccccagtgcgtaactggtacttatttaatcgaccccgaaaggatgaaaggcaaagtcgacctcggcggaatttgaactcagaacgtaacggcagacgaaatactactaagcatttcgcccggcgtgctaa
The DNA window shown above is from Octopus sinensis linkage group LG30, ASM634580v1, whole genome shotgun sequence and carries:
- the LOC115226292 gene encoding zinc finger protein 239-like isoform X2, with the protein product MENELCVNKSQLKTVKSIDFPSDMNKKKGKTSYNCDVCGKSFLKSHYLTIHTRTHTGEKPYQCDICGDSFTRCSILINHKRIHTGEKPYQCDVCGKSFTQGSGLTRHKQIHTRRKLNPCGICDKPFSEGCGLTSHEHTHTGEKPYQCDICGKKFSRNINLTIHMRSHTGEKPYECEICGKSFSQISNLAMHKRIHTGEKPYHCDICGKLFSQSGDLTVHVRVHTGERPYKCDICGKSFSRKDRLGEHKQIHMGKPYLCDVCGKSFSQSDCLAEHKQSHTRKKPYSCDICGKSFSRNGHLTSHIFTHTGEKPYQCVTCGKSFSRTSELTIHVRIHTGEKPYQCYICGDTFPQRIHLKKHASIHIQ